In one Pungitius pungitius chromosome 13, fPunPun2.1, whole genome shotgun sequence genomic region, the following are encoded:
- the lrrc1 gene encoding leucine-rich repeat-containing protein 1: MFHCIPLWRCNRHVEVIDKRHCSLLYVPDEIYRYGRSLEELLLDANQLRDLPKPFFQLVKLRKLGLSDNEIHRLPPEIANFMQLVELDVSRNDIMEIPESISYCKFLQVADFSGNPLTRLPESFPELRNLTCLSINDISLQVLPDNIGNLSNLVSLELRENLLTFLPESLSMLHRLEELDLGNNELYSLPESIGGLVSLKDLWLDGNQLAEIPSEMGSMRSLLCLDVSENKMERLPEELGGLLALTDLLVSQNLIDALPESIGKLRKLSILKADQNRLTYLPESIGNCESLTELVLTENQIQSLPRSVGKLKRLSNFNCDRNQLTALPKEIGGCSGLNVFCVRENRLTRIPSELSQATELHVLDFSGNRLTHLPMSLTTLRLKALWLSENQSQPLLTFQTDQDPVSGEKVLTCVLLPQQPCEPDKKGSDNLARCGALESLVNDMADDTWDDKATNRISAIRFLDDDEEEDDDQGTLLRRATPHPGELKTMKKTAENVRNDLNAAKGLDSNKNEVNKPVDRVTTSV, translated from the exons ATGTTTCACTGCATCCCCCTGTGGCGGTGCAACCGTCATGTCGAGGTGATCGATAAACGCCACTGCTCCCTGCTCTACGTGCCCGATGAGATTTATCGCTACGGACGAAGTTTGGAGGAGCTGTTGCTGGATGCCAATCAACTCCGAGACTTGCCCAAG ccatttttccAGCTGGTGAAACTAAGAAAACTTGGCCTGAGTGACAACGAGATTCACAGACTTCCACCAGAAATAGCCAACTTCATGCAGCTGGTAGAACTGGATGTGTCTAGAAATG ATATTATGGAAATTCCAGAGAGTATTTCATACTGCAAATTCCTCCAAGTGGCAGATTTCAGTGGAAATCCATTAACAAG ATTACCCGAAAGCTTTCCAGAGCTAAGGAATCTAACATGCCTTTCCATCAATGATATTTCATTACAAGTTCTACCAGATAACATTGGGAA CCTTTCCAATCTGGTATCACTGGAACTCAGAGAAAATCTGCTGACATTCCTACCAGA GTCACTTTCCATGCTTCACAGACTCGAAGAGCTCGACCTGGGAAACAATGAGCTGTACAGCTTG CCAGAGTCAATAGGCGGTCTTGTCAGCTTAAAGGACTTGTGGCTGGATGGAAACCAGTTGGCCGAAATCCCTTCT GAGATGGGGAGTATGAGAAGCCTGTTGTGTTTGGATGTATCCGAAAACAAAATGGAGCGACTCCCGGAGGAGTTGGGTGGCCTGTTGGCGCTCACTGACCTGCTGGTGTCTCAGAACCTAATTGATGCTTTACCTGAAAGTATTG GAAAACTACGGAAACTTTCTATTTTGAAAGCTGATCAGAATAGGCTAACTTATCTTCCAGAGAGCATCGGTAACTGTGAAAGCCTGACTGAACTCGTGCTCACTGAGAACCAGATACAG AGTTTGCCGAGGAGTGTTGGGAAATTAAAGCGACTATCCAACTTCAACTGTGACAGGAACCAGCTAACCGCATTACCTAAAGAG ATCGGGGGCTGTAGCGGTCTGAATGTCTTCTGTGTACGAGAGAACAGGCTGACGAGGATCCCGTCTGAGCTCTCGCAAGCAACAGAACTGCATGTTCTTGACTTCTCTGGGAACCG GCTCACCCACTTACCGATGTCCCTGACCACGCTGCGGCTGAAAGCTTTGTGGTTGTCAGAGAACCAGTCGCAGCCTCTCCTCACCTTTCAGACCGACCAGGATCCCGTCTCAGGGGAGAAGGTGCTCACCTGTGTGCTGCTGCCCCAACAACCATGTGAACCGGACAAAAAAG gctcaGATAATCTCGCCCGCTGTGGAGCCCTGGAGAGTCTGGTGAATGACATGGCGGACGACACGTGGGACGACAAAGCCACCAACAGGATCAGTGCCATTCGCTTtctggatgatgatgaggaggaggatgacgaccAG GGAACACTACTTCGACGGGCCACGCCTCACCCCGGCGAGCTGAAGACGATGAAGAAAACGGCCGAGAACGTCCGCAACGACTTGAACGCTGCCAAGGGCCTGGACTCCAACAAAAACGAGGTCAATAAACCTGTGGACAGAGTGACCACATCCGtgtga
- the eloal gene encoding elongin A, like → MDSSSDVAKKLMRFKLQLTDTAESATVVKILQKLKDLDITLDLLAETGIGKTVNSLRRHVQAGELAKSLVMGWKRLVPKESRSLTDDGNVSVKDKLEHQNCPNNGSLTMDDSNNTCLKSHIKNSSDEALIKTGSRKADSGKHCKELKRKRDHHENQEKCQQENQHISQNDVLKKNIDVQENPMDISVSKKIKRKERDAKNSEDPHQQSSSNEKQKQSSKEGKESFSIKSSHKRLETLALASVKEDRSSTILRSSEAQNKKRKKMTKEKHCTLKDKQESEEKGPSKNKKAKIKHKKEQAKSDERSLSFESYLNYDGNVKKKERSGGKKLPKTLKTVVKERESKRPEMKPLISPGMSLHLTSPTQEFKESVLEAFRIPSPTGLPDCEKPYGVEYFERKVERESEFCDFSEESVGFTGQRLNKKMQVYSGAKTAFLPTMMSLHQQCIRTLQNNINLLYETGGVPFEILEPVLERCTPEQLLRIEECNPIYMGETDHLWGKHCQRDFKHSKLQEYESWKEMYVRLSEERERKFKRLTKSIVSAHSTRPKGRQVKMAFIHSVAKPPRDVRIQQEIHGTASQQPQPKSSVKVQDNRPRLSNEPSRSSSTSSGAPNAQDPRKKTRVAPMMAKSLKAFKKQLGRR, encoded by the exons ATGGACAGCAGCTCTGATGTGGCGAAGAAACTCATGCGGTTCAAACTTCAGCTGACGGACACAGCGGAGTCTGCCACG GTTGTAAAGATCTTGCAGAAACTCAAAGATCTCGATATAACATTAGACCTTCTTGCA GAAACTGGAATTGGCAAAACTGTAAACTCTCTGCGCAGACATGTACAGGCTGGGGAATTGGCCAAGTCGCTAGTCATGGGTTGGAAAAGATTGGTCCCTAAGGAATCTAGAAG CCTCACAGATGATGGGAATGTGTCCGTTAAAGACAAACTGGAACACCAAAACTGTCCAAATAATGGAAGTCTTACAATGGATGATTCAAACAATACTTGCTTAAAATCTCACATTAAGAATTCTTCAGATGAAGCCCTCATCAAAACGGGCAGCAGGAAAGCTGATTCAGGGAAACATTGTAaagaattgaaaagaaaaagggaccATCATGAAAATCaagaaaaatgtcaacaggaaAACCAGCATATCTCTCAGAATGACGTCttaaaaaagaacattgatGTCCAGGAGAATCCAATGGACATTTCAGTTTCCAAGaaaattaaaaggaaagagagggaCGCAAAAAACTCAGAGGACCCTCATCAACAATCAAGCTCaaatgagaaacaaaagcaATCATCCAAAGAAGGCAAAGAATCCTTTTCCATTAAATCCAGTCACAAACGCTTGGAAACATTAGCGCTGGCCAGTGTCAAAGAGGACAGATCTTCTACAATATTGAGGAGTTCGgaggcacaaaacaaaaaaaggaaaaaaatgactaaAGAGAAGCACTGCACTCTAAAAGACAAACAAGAGTCTGAAGAAAAAGGaccttcaaaaaacaaaaaggccaaaataaagCATAAAAAGGAACAGGCTAAATCCGATGAGCGCTCTTTGTCTTTTGAATCGTACTTGAACTATGACGGAAATGTCAAGAAAAAAGAGCGATCTGGAGGGAAGAAACTGCCTAAAACCCTCAAGACTGTAGTAAAAGAGCGAGAATCAAAGCGGCCTGAGATGAAACCTTTAATTTCCCCTGGAATGTCACTGCATTTAACTTCTCCAACACAG GAGTTTAAGGAGTCTGTATTGGAAGCATTTAGAATCCCTTCACCCACTGGTCTGCCAGACTGTGAAAAACCATATGGAGTGGAGTACTTTGAGAGGAAAG TTGAGCGGGAGTCAGAGTTCTGTGACTTCTCAGAGGAGTCTGTAGGCTTCACTGGTCAACGActtaacaaaaagatgcaagtGTACTCTGGTGCCAAGACCGCCTTCCTCCCAACCATGATGAGCTTGCATCAGCAGTGTATTCGCACACTCCAGAATAACATCAACC TGCTCTACGAAACCGGAGGAGTCCCCTTTGAAATCCTCGAGCCGGTGTTGGAGAGGTGCACACCAGAGCAGCTGCTACGCATTGAAGAATGCAACCCA ATCTACATGGGAGAGACAGACCACTTATGGGGAAAACATTGCCAGAGGGACTTCAAACACTCCAAACTTCAAGAGTATGAATCATGGAAAGAGATGTACGTCAGGCTGTCTGAGGAGAGGGAAAGGAAATTCAAAAGGCTCACAAAAAGCATCGTCTCTGCCCATTCTACCAGACCCAAAG GTCGGCAGGTGAAAATGGCCTTCATTCACTCGGTGGCTAAGCCCCCGAGAGATGTGCGGATTCAGCAGGAAATTCATGGAACAGCGTCTCAGCAGCCTCAGCCCAAGTCCAG CGTCAAGGTTCAAGACAACAGGCCGAGGCTGAGTAATGAGCCCAGCAGGTCTAGCAGCACCAGTTCAGGGGCGCCTAACGCGCAAGACCCTCGCAAAAAAACAA GAGTTGCtccaatgatggcaaagtcctTGAAGGCATTCAAGAAACAGCTGGGACGCAGATAA
- the LOC119214090 gene encoding disks large homolog 4: MSNHLCKAASHAPNYSKLLKIKLSLLLARGTNCNHICVHNQTLCSKLQIKVSGQSGSLGFSIAGGRGSLPYKHYDEGIYISRVNRGGASEKAGVHVGDGLLEVNGLSMRAATHHEAVSALRKAGSCVDMIVLREQPPPPEACDPEEARDATGPRPCGQDGGGQRGERPPMGRIEDWLPGEMEAAVCNGNGISDLESKLSEMEASKKNYSLQGGKHTMPIPRIILTHPSTSDEDVELLTQIPRREALHKSDTPDKRLHCFDSAFHPP, translated from the exons ATGTCTAATCATCTCTGCAAGGCTGCATCGCATGCTCCCAATTATAGCAAATTATTGAAAATCAAGCTTTCCTTGTTGCTCGCCCGTGGCACCAATTGCAATCATATTTGTGTGCATAATCAAACACTTTGCTCTAAGTTGCAGATCAAAGTGTCGGGCCAGAGTGGTAGTTTGGGATTCAGCATTGCTGGTGGGAGGGGCTCTCTGCCTTACAAACACTATGATGAG GGCATTTATATTTCCAGAGTAAATAGAGGGGGGGCATCAGAAAAGGCCGGGGTCCATGTTGGTGATGGATTGCTGGAG GTCAACGGCCTCAGTATGCGGGCGGCCACCCACCACGAAGCCGTCAGCGCCCTGAGGAAGGCTGGGAGCTGCGTCGACATGATAGTACTCAGAGAACAGCCGCCGCCTCCAGAGGCGTGTGACCCAGAGGAGGCTCGGGACGCGACGGGTCCACGGCCGTGCGGCCAGGACGGCGGAGGCCAGAGGGGCGAACGGCCCCCGATGGGGAGGATAGAAGACTGGTTGCCAGGGGAGATGGAGGCGGCTGTCTGCAATGGCAACGGAATA TCTGATTTGGAGAGTAAGTTGTCTGAGATGGAAGCCTCGAAGAAGAATTATTCACTTCAAGGGGGGAAACACACAATGCCA ATCCCGCGGATCATCCTCACTCATCCCTCTACCTCAGATGAAGATGTTGAGCTCTTAACACAGATCCCCCGACGAGAGGCGCTACACAAGTCCGACACTCCTGACAAACGCCTACACTGTTTTGACAGCGCTTTCCACCCACCTTGA
- the klhl31 gene encoding kelch-like protein 31, with protein MAPKKNKATKKSKGDINEITIMVEDSPVNKINGLNTLLEGGNGFNSISTEVTDSVYAPNLLEGLCNMRQDSFLCDLTVATKSKSFDVHKVVMASCSEYIRSILKKDSSLQKIDLNDLSPVGLATAITYAYSGKLTLSLYSIGGTIAAALLLQIGTLVKMCSDFLMQELSVENCMYVANIADAYDLKESKDAAQKFMRENFIEFSEMEQFLKLTYEQISEFLSDDSLQLPSEITAFQIAMKWLDFDEKRLKYAAELLTLIRFGTISAQDLVNHVQNAPRMMQDPECHRLLVDAMNYHLLPYQQNILQSRRTKVRGGLKVILTVGGRPALTEKSLSKDVLYRDADNVWNKLTEMPAKSFNQCVAVLDGFLYVAGGEDQNDARNQAKHAVSNFCRFDPRFNTWIHLSNMIQKRTHFSLNIFNGLLFAIGGRNGDGVQASVECYVPSSNHWQMKAPMEVPRCCHGSSLIDGKILVTGGYINNAYSKAVCSYDPSTDTWHDKSSLSTPRGWHCAATVGDRAYVIGGSQLGGRGERVDVLAVESYNPHSGQWSYCTPLNTGVSTAGISISNNKVYLLGGWNEGEKKYKKCIQVYNPDLNEWTEDDELPEATVGISCCVVTIPTRKTRESRASSVSSAPVSI; from the exons ATGGCACCCAAAAAGAACAAGGCGACCAAAAAGAGTAAAGGAGACATAAATGAAATCACCATAATGGTCGAGGACAGCCCCGTCAACAAGATCAACGGGCTAAACACCTTGTTGGAAGGAGGAAACGGCTTCAATTCCATTTCCACGGAAGTCACTGATTCTGTGTATGCCCCGAACCTGCTGGAAGGCTTGTGCAACATGAGGCAGGACAGCTTCCTCTGCGACCTGACGGTCGCCACCAAGTCAAAGTCGTTTGATGTCCACAAGGTTGTCATGGCCTCCTGCAGCGAGTACATCCGAAGCATCTTGAAGAAGGATTCGTCCCTCCAGAAGATCGACTTGAACGACCTCTCCCCGGTCGGCCTCGCCACAGCGATTACATACGCATACTCTGGAAAGCTGACCCTGTCGCTGTACAGCATCGGCGGCACTATCGCCGCCGCATTACTGCTGCAGATCGGCACCTTGGTGAAGATGTGCAGTGATTTCCTCATGCAGGAGCTCAGCGTGGAGAACTGCATGTATGTAGCCAACATCGCCGATGCTTATGACCTCAAAGAAAGCAAGGATGCAGCTCAGAAGTTCATGCGCGAGAACTTCATCGAGTTCTCCGAGATGGAGCAGTTCCTGAAGCTCACCTATGAGCAAATCAGCGAATTCCTCTCAGACGACTCTCTGCAGCTTCCCTCTGAGATCACAGCCTTCCAGATCGCCATGAAGTGGTTGGACTTTGACGAGAAGAGATTGAAGTACGCGGCGGAGCTCCTGACTCTCATCCGCTTCGGCACTATCTCCGCCCAAGACCTGGTGAATCACGTCCAGAATGCCCCGAGAATGATGCAAGACCCGGAGTGCCACCGTCTCCTTGTTGATGCCATGAATTACCATCTGCTGCCATACCAACAGAACATCCTCCAGTCACGCAGAACAAAGGTACGCGGCGGCCTCAAGGTGATATTAACAGTCGGTGGACGCCCTGCCCTGACGGAGAAATCTCTCAGCAAAGACGTCCTCTACAGAGATGCAGATAACGTGTGGAATAAGCTGACAGAAATGCCGGCAAAGAGCTTCAATCAGTGTGTGGCAGTCCTGGACGGCTTCCTGTATGTCGCGGGTGGTGAGGACCAGAATGACGCCAGGAACCAGGCCAAACACGCTGTCAGCAACTTCTGCAG ATTCGACCCCCGCTTCAACACCTGGATTCACTTGAGCAACATGATCCAGAAGCGCACACACTTCAGCCTCAACATCTTCAACGGCCTCCTGTTTGCCATCGGAGGGCGAAACGGTGACGGCGTTCAGGCCTCCGTGGAGTGCTACGTGCCCTCCTCCAACCACTGGCAAATGAAAGCTCCCATGGAGGTGCCCCGCTGCTGCCACGGCAGCTCCCTCATCGACGGCAAGATCCTCGTAACCGGAGGTTACATCAACAACGCCTACTCGAAGGCCGTGTGCTCGTACGACCCCTCCACCGACACCTGGCACGACAAGAGCAGCCTGAGCACACCTCGGGGCTGGCACTGCGCCGCCACCGTGGGGGACCGGGCGTACGTCATCGGCGGCAGCCAGCTGGGAGGCCGGGGAGAGAGGGTCGACGTCCTCGCCGTGGAGTCGTACAACCCTCACAGCGGGCAGTGGAGCTACTGCACTCCGCTCAACACGGGAGTGAGCACGGCTGGGATTTCCATTTCGAACAACAAGGTCTATCTCCTCGGCGGCTGGaacgagggagagaagaagtaCAAGAAATGCATTCAGGTTTACAATCCTGACCTCAATGAATGGACTGAGGATGATGAGTTGCCAGAAGCGACGGTCGGCATCTCATGCTGCGTCGTCACCATACCAACGAGGAAAACCCGGGAGTCCAGAGCCAGTTCAGTGTCCTCTGCACCAGTCAGCATATAA